Proteins encoded in a region of the Acidobacteriota bacterium genome:
- a CDS encoding Mrp/NBP35 family ATP-binding protein, which yields MALSESVVLDALRVVQDPDLHRDIVSLGFVKHVNITGGHVAFTVELTTPACPVKDLLRDQAKSVVSALPGVTSVAVEMTAQVRAAGRPEAGRAPVEGVKNIIAVGAGKGGVGKTTVAVNLAVALARAGSRVALLDADMYGPNVPIMLGFEKGLRLEQEEDKILPAERYGVQAVSMGFLTADDAPVIWRGPMLHGAITQFFRDVKWAEVDYLIVDMPPGTGDVALSLSQTVPVAGAVVVTTPQTVSIADTRRAVKMYQKLNIPVIGIIENMSYFVCGGCGTEADIFGKGGGEALALELGVPFLGGVPLSEPVRAGGDAGKPIVLSAPDSPAAVALAGAAARVAQQVSIASYARKAIPLTPIN from the coding sequence ATGGCACTGTCTGAATCTGTTGTCCTGGATGCCCTGCGCGTGGTGCAGGACCCCGATCTGCATCGCGATATTGTGAGTCTGGGTTTCGTCAAGCACGTCAATATCACCGGCGGGCATGTCGCGTTCACTGTTGAACTCACCACTCCCGCTTGTCCGGTGAAAGATCTCCTGCGCGATCAGGCGAAGTCTGTCGTGAGCGCGCTGCCCGGCGTGACAAGTGTGGCCGTGGAGATGACCGCCCAGGTGCGAGCCGCAGGCCGCCCGGAAGCAGGACGCGCCCCGGTTGAGGGAGTGAAAAACATCATCGCTGTCGGCGCTGGCAAAGGCGGCGTCGGCAAAACGACCGTGGCGGTGAATCTTGCCGTGGCGCTTGCGAGGGCCGGGAGCCGCGTGGCGCTGCTTGATGCCGACATGTACGGGCCGAACGTGCCCATCATGCTGGGGTTTGAAAAAGGCCTGCGGCTTGAGCAGGAAGAAGACAAGATTCTTCCGGCCGAGCGCTACGGTGTGCAGGCCGTCTCGATGGGGTTTCTCACGGCCGACGACGCGCCGGTGATTTGGCGCGGACCGATGTTGCATGGCGCGATCACGCAGTTCTTTCGCGACGTCAAATGGGCCGAAGTGGATTATTTGATCGTGGACATGCCGCCCGGCACGGGTGACGTGGCGTTGAGCCTGAGCCAGACGGTGCCGGTGGCCGGCGCCGTGGTGGTGACGACGCCGCAGACGGTGTCGATTGCCGACACCCGGCGCGCGGTCAAGATGTATCAGAAGCTCAACATCCCGGTGATCGGCATCATCGAGAATATGAGTTATTTCGTGTGCGGCGGCTGCGGGACCGAGGCCGATATCTTCGGCAAGGGCGGCGGCGAGGCCCTCGCCCTTGAACTGGGTGTGCCGTTCCTGGGCGGTGTGCCGCTGTCTGAGCCCGTGCGGGCAGGTGGCGATGCGGGCAAACCGATTGTTTTGTCCGCGCCGGATTCGCCGGCGGCTGTGGCACTCGCGGGCGCGGCGGCCCGAGTGGCCCAGCAGGTGTCGATTGCCTCTTATGCGCGGAAAGCTATTCCGCTGACGCCGATCAATTGA